The Methanoculleus caldifontis genome includes the window TCCTCGTTCAGCGAGTCCCAGGGAGGCACGAAGTCGATAGGAGGCCAGGGCTGGCCGTCCGGTCCGGTCGTTGCCGGCTCGCCGTGGGGGTTGATGGGCGAGAGGCTGGTATCCTCCGGCAACAGTCCCATCTTCTTCTGGTTCCTGAGGATCCGCTCACGGATCTTCTCATATCCCTCATCGAACCGGCCCTTGTAGCGGTCGGCCCACTCCTTGAAGACATGGTGCGGGGCGTGGCCGCACCCGGGGCAGAAGTACATGAACCAGGGCTTTTCGGGGGCGATCATCTTCGAGTCGCGGACGAACTCGATCCCTCTGTCGGCGATATCCCTGGAGAAATGGTAGCCTTCGTCCGGGCTGTAGGGCTGATCCAGGTGGTGGTTGTCGTAGGTGAGATCAGGGTACCACTGGTTGGTCTCCCCGCCGAGAAACCCGTAGTAGCGCTCGAATCCCCGGCCGAGCGGCCAGCGTCCCTTCCACGAGGACATGTCGGTCTCCTCCCCCGGCGTCAGGTGCCACTTGCCGATGGCGTAGGTGTTCCAGCCCCGATCGTTCAACACCTCCGAGATAAACCCGTTCTCAAACGGGATGCGGGCGGAAAGCCCCGGAAAACCGGCGGACGCCTCGGTGATGCAGGCCATGTTGTTGCTGGTTGCGTTGCGCCCGGTGAGCAGGCTCGAACGGGTGGGCGAACAGAGCGCCGTGGTATGGAAATTGCTGTAGCGTATGCCCATATCGGCGATGCGCTGCATTGTGGGTGTCTCGATGGGGCCGCCGAATACGTCCATGGCCCCGTAGCCGACGTCGTCCCAGACGATCATCAGGACGTTGGGGGCATCCCCCGGTGCCTGCGGCTGCAGGTAAGGTTCCCAGTCGGGCACCGAATCCCGGATATCGAGATTGACCGTGCCCTTCCATCTCTCGGACATCTTGCACTCTCCATGCTGTGAGGCCCGTGTAGAGTGCCGTCATGGATTAATCCCTTTCGATGCCCGGACCCGACCTCTCTGTCCGGCGCCTGCTCCTGCCCCACTCCGTCGAGCGGGCGCTTCGTCCTCTCGATCTCCGTGGTCCGGCCCGGGGTCTTCGCCGTGACGGGCCGCATGCCCCAAAAAATATAATATATTGGCAATATTATTGCAGTCCGCCGGAATCTGCGATCAGATCGGAAAAATATCGACATAAATTCATCGATGAGAGGATTGGACTGCTGATGGAGCGGAGCTGATGTACGACGGGGCCGGCTGGCCGGTGCGGGGACGGGGAGACCGGAGCGTTCGGGCCCATACAGTATGGAGGGTGCTCTTCCTGGCTCTCCTGCTGGGGGCACTGGCAGGCACGGTAGCCGCCCGGGACGATGCCGCAGTCCAGGAGCTCACCGGACGTATCGAGCCCGGCCAGGCAATCGTCTACGATCTTGACCTGCAGGCGGGCCAGACCCTGTATGCCTATGCGGAGGGGACCTCAGGAAACCTGGACCCGTTCCTCGCCGTCGCCGGCCCGGATCTCAACGCGAGCCGGGTGCATACCGAGTTCGCAAACGACGTGAACCGCTCCCTTGCAGCGGGGCAGGACGCGCTCGGGGTGATCCCGGAGGTCGCCGGCAGATACTTCCTTGCCTGGAACGACGATACGAACGGCACGTATGATTCCGCCCTGCAGTACCGGGCTCCCGCCGCCGGCGGCTATCGCCTGATCGTCATCGGTTCTCCGGCAAGACGCGGGCAGACCTTCGGGGATTACCGCCTCCTGGTCGGGATCGACGCGCCGCAGGTGCTGACCGGCCAGGCCGAGCCGACCGGAGCCGCCGTCGCGGTCCTGAATACATCCGCTTCGAGGATGCGCGTCGGTGTCCGGGAGGTGACGGGAAACCTCTCCGCCAATAGATCCTCGACCTTCTACATCCTCGACCCGGTAGAGGCGAACGACACGTTCTACGCCTCCATCGAAGCGGCATCCGGGAACCTGGTCCCGGCGATGATCCTCCGGGACTACGGCGGCAAGCCCCTCGCAGCAGTGGCTTCTACAACGGAGACGACGGGCGCCACGCTCCAGTACACCTTCTCCGGCGCCAGCAGCAACAACCGGCTGGAGGTGCTCTCAAGCCCGCTGAACGGGGTCAACACGACAGGAGATTTCCGCCTGCTGACCGGCTTGAACGCCCCTGGCGTTCTGGCGGGCAACGAACCGCCCGGAGGCCGGCCCGTCCTGCAGGAGCCCATTCAGGTCAAAGTCGGCGTCGAACTGGAGCAGATCACCGATGTGGACCAGGTCAGCGAGAACTTCGCTGCCGTGGCCAACATCTGGATGGAGTGGAACGACCCCGCCCTGGCGTTCAGCCCGGACGAATGCAACTGCCGGGTCAAGATCTACCGGAGCATCGGCGACTTCGTCGATGCCGAGGGCTCGCGGTGGCCGGAGTTCACGCTCTACAACCAGCAGGCGCAGCGCTGGACGCAGAACCAGATCATCGTGGTGCAACAGAGCGGCACCGCCACCTACTTCGAACACTTCTGGACGACCCTGCAGGCGCCGGACTTCAACTTCAGGGCTTACCCGTTCGATACCCAGGACTTCTTCATCCGCATCGACTCGCTCTATCCCGAAGAGCTGTACGTCTACGAACCCTGGCCGGAGAAGACCGCCGTAGGCACCCAGCTCGGGGAGGAGGAGTGGTACATCACCGCGAGCGACACCGGCATCAGCACGGTCGAGATCACGACCCGGAACTCCCGCTACTCCTTCCACTTCGAGGCGGCCCGCCACCTGACCTACTACATCCTCCGTATCCTGGTACCGATCCTGATCATCATCCTGTTGACCTACGTCACGTTCCTCCTCAAAGACTACGGGAAACGTGCCGAGATAGCCAGCGCCAACCTGCTCCTCTTCATCGCGTTCAACTTCACCATCGCCGGAAGCCTGCCGCGTCTCGGCTATCTGACATTCCTCGATGCCGTCCTGGTCGCCACCTTCGTGATCACCGGCGCCACGGTAGCCTACAACCTCTACCTGAGGTGGCTGGCGACGGAGAGACAGAAGGAGATTGCGGAACGTATCGACCGGTTGATGGTCTGGCTCTACCCGGCCGCATACGTCGCCGCGTTCGTTCTTGCCTCATTGTTTTTCTGAGGAGAGCGGCGCCGCGGATCTTCGCCCCCGGCCGGGCCATGTCCCTCGTGCGGCAGGGCCGCGGTCTCGAAGAAGTGGTTCCAGGTCAGGGACGCCTGCGACGTGGAGGTGGAGCCGGGGTACGATGACGAGCCCGTCCTTGCCGTGACGGCGGCGATCGACCGGATGGCGCATTGATCCGGGGCGGATAGGGGGGCGCTGGAACGGTGCTTATCCGGGGATCCGGAGATGCCAGATTTCCATTCACATAATTTTATATCTTATCGCCCATCTGGTTCTGACCCGCCCCGGGTGTGCACACTTCCAGAGAGACGAGACGTTCGCAGGCAGAGTTGCCTGCATTTGTATCCCGGCACGGGGGCAATCACGGGTGCGGGCAGGCAATCTATGCATCTGTCATAGGAGGAATCGAAAATGGCTGAAGTTATGTATGGGCCGATGCAGCTCCTGGTCATCGGATTCAAGAGCCCGGACTTCCACGGCCAGATCCGGCAGGCGTTCGGGTCGGCGATGGAAGCGGGTGTCGTCAGGCTGATCGACGTCCGGTTCGTCTGGAAGGATGCGAACGGGAACGTCGAGGGCATGGAGGCCACACAGCTCAGTGATGAGGAGCGGCAGCGTTTCGGCTCCGTCGTCGGCGCGCTCATCGGCCTTGGCGCCGCCGGTGAGGAGGGGGCACGGGCAG containing:
- a CDS encoding ligand-gated ion channel — its product is MYDGAGWPVRGRGDRSVRAHTVWRVLFLALLLGALAGTVAARDDAAVQELTGRIEPGQAIVYDLDLQAGQTLYAYAEGTSGNLDPFLAVAGPDLNASRVHTEFANDVNRSLAAGQDALGVIPEVAGRYFLAWNDDTNGTYDSALQYRAPAAGGYRLIVIGSPARRGQTFGDYRLLVGIDAPQVLTGQAEPTGAAVAVLNTSASRMRVGVREVTGNLSANRSSTFYILDPVEANDTFYASIEAASGNLVPAMILRDYGGKPLAAVASTTETTGATLQYTFSGASSNNRLEVLSSPLNGVNTTGDFRLLTGLNAPGVLAGNEPPGGRPVLQEPIQVKVGVELEQITDVDQVSENFAAVANIWMEWNDPALAFSPDECNCRVKIYRSIGDFVDAEGSRWPEFTLYNQQAQRWTQNQIIVVQQSGTATYFEHFWTTLQAPDFNFRAYPFDTQDFFIRIDSLYPEELYVYEPWPEKTAVGTQLGEEEWYITASDTGISTVEITTRNSRYSFHFEAARHLTYYILRILVPILIIILLTYVTFLLKDYGKRAEIASANLLLFIAFNFTIAGSLPRLGYLTFLDAVLVATFVITGATVAYNLYLRWLATERQKEIAERIDRLMVWLYPAAYVAAFVLASLFF